In Apostichopus japonicus isolate 1M-3 chromosome 3, ASM3797524v1, whole genome shotgun sequence, a single genomic region encodes these proteins:
- the LOC139961928 gene encoding E3 ubiquitin-protein ligase RNF212B-like — MADWVHCNSCFHQPGDGRQFSLTNCGHLYCGECLEDGTRDSCKMCGNHCTAIPLSSKMKPEVEVFFNDPSDIIKKSLKQLIEVMDFQRNHRKRLAAYHRERYSQQAMHASLSQRQIEETKRLEREAILLREENAKLRSMVNAGKSPGSSICNRVPTPGRTMHSSSPTSLYQGRSPSPNKSRKASSPYSTSKSPYANMHPDLSRLQLQNKTPQGPARLSVRTPPVDGKIGTVGTQVSIHSSMSRSSSISSSKGRKTPNGLEFMRSGHSPSPNRTIYQTPRALPRTISPTYSLGPMPHSRSDTPQNSQVMYPQKRPLSCGVVSSYMLSQP, encoded by the exons ATGGCAGATTGGGTTCACTGTAATTCTTGCTTCCATCAACCAGGAGATGGCAGGCAGTTTTCATTGACCAACTGCGGCCATTTGTACTGTGGTGAATGTCTTGAAGATG gGACAAGAGACTCATGCAAGATGTGTGGAAATCACTGTACTGCTATTCCATTGTCTTCAAAG ATGAAGCCAGAAGTGGAGGTTTTTTTCAATGATCCGTCAGATATTATCAAGAAATCACTCAAACAGTTAATCGAG GTCATGGATTTTCAGAGAAATCATCGGAAGAGGTTGGCAGCATACCACAGAGAGAGG taCTCACAGCAAGCAATGCATGCATCTTTATCTCAGAGGCAAATAGAGGAAACTAAGAGACTGGAAAG AGAAGCTATTCTGCTCCGAGAGGAGAATGCCAAACTAAGAAGTATGGTTAATGCTGGCAAATCACCTGGTTCAAGTATTTGTAATAG AGTGCCTACACCTGGCCGGACTATGCACAGCTCTTCTCCTACATCACTTTATCAGG GTCGAAGTCCGTCTCCAAATAAAAGTAGAAAGGCCAGCTCTCCGTACTCAACATCCAAATCTCCATATGCTAACAT GCATCCGGATCTTTCCAGGTTACAG CTGCAGAACAAGACTCCCCAGGGTCCAGCGAGGCTGAGCGTTAGAACACCACCGGTTGATGGTAAAATAG GTACTGTCGGTACACAAGTGTCCATTCACAGTTCAATGTCCAGGAGCTCATCTATAAG CTCTTCAAAGGGTAGAAAAACTCCAAATGGATTGGAATTTATGAGAAGCGGCCACTCACCAAGCCCAAACAG GACAATTTACCAAACACCCAGAGCACTTCCACGAACAATCAGCCCAACCTATTCACTGG GACCCATGCCTCATAGCAGATCTGATACACCTCAAAATAGTCAG GTGATGTACCCACAGAAAAGACCTCT ATCATGTGGAGTTGTCAGCAGTTACATGCTCAGTCAACCATAA